Part of the Thermotoga sp. genome, ACATTACCAAACACGATCACATCGCCGGAGTGAACAACCGTCTGACCGGATCTAATGTTCTTCTTTATCACCTTTCCGGTACTCTCCACGGTGGTTCTCGACTTCACCTTCACATCGTTCTCTTTCCCTTCAACAGTACTTCCAACGAGTATTTGAGAAACCTCCAGACCAAGCTCTCTGAGACGCGATATAATTTTCGGGATATCTTGAGAATGTTTACTGTGGTTCTCGATCATGAGGGAAATTCTGTCTCCCTTTGCGAAGAATCCCCCCATCTGGGTGATACGCGAGGTGATTTCGTTCAACACTTCTTCAAGGTTTTGATAGTC contains:
- the minC gene encoding septum site-determining protein MinC: MIDFKMTKEGLILLIRDYQNLEEVLNEITSRITQMGGFFAKGDRISLMIENHSKHSQDIPKIISRLRELGLEVSQILVGSTVEGKENDVKVKSRTTVESTGKVIKKNIRSGQTVVHSGDVIVFGNVNKGAEILAGGSVVVFGKAQGNIRAGLNEGEQAVVAALDLQTSLIQIAGFITHSKGRENVPSIAHVKGNRIVIEPFDRVDFERSE